In Pseudomonas fluorescens, a genomic segment contains:
- a CDS encoding YraN family protein: MPERSSAKSGKDAELQALKYLQQQGLRLLAQNWLCKRGELDLVMLDGDTVVFVEVRYRKHAQWGGALASIDGRKRQKLILAAQYFLLKEHRWSDSPCRFDVVAMESTPAGLADLTWLKDAFDS, from the coding sequence ATGCCTGAGCGGTCCAGCGCAAAAAGCGGCAAGGATGCCGAACTTCAAGCTCTGAAATACCTGCAACAACAGGGTCTGCGCCTTCTGGCGCAGAACTGGTTGTGTAAACGCGGCGAGCTTGATCTGGTCATGCTTGACGGCGATACAGTAGTATTCGTCGAAGTCCGCTACAGAAAACACGCACAATGGGGTGGCGCGCTCGCCAGTATTGACGGGCGCAAGCGTCAGAAGCTGATACTCGCCGCGCAGTACTTCCTACTCAAGGAGCACCGCTGGTCTGACTCCCCCTGCCGTTTCGATGTGGTTGCCATGGAAAGCACACCGGCAGGCCTTGCTGATCTGACCTGGCTCAAAGACGCCTTCGACAGCTGA
- a CDS encoding penicillin-binding protein activator has protein sequence MIACLRLLSALCLAALLAACASSPSSSLGDLPRTPDASIEQLLEQATTAKTPEKAALLRLSAADMAYRQNNPGRSSQILAQVPLDVLKPAAQIFASTLAAELAMTRNQPKAALTALNHPSLQSLKDLPPEQQIRTGTVHARAYEADGQTLAAARERVAMAPLLSGDVAKSNHEAIWTLIAALPAEQLQASGNPTMDGWITLAQAVKGAGTLEQQQAAIDTWRAQNPGHPAAVQLPTPLTKLKELASQPLNKIALLLPQEGPLASVGKALREGFMAAHYQAEQAGQRPPVIEFYDSSRLTSLDDFYAKAQAAGVQLVVGPLEKPLVKQLSARPQLPITTLALNYSETDQSPAQLFQFGLAAEDEAREVSRRARADGLHRAAAMVPRGEWGERVYKAFRQDWEANGGTVVGVEYVDQPVALAQQIADLFQLRKSEGRAKSLQSTVGTDVAAQPSRRQDIEFIFLAVTPQLAQQIKPTLNFQYAGDVPVYATSHVFSASGDKNQYLDMTNVMFCETPWLLNTTDPLRNQVAAQWPQANGSLGRLYAMGVDAYRLAPRLGQLKALPDTRVDGLSGSLGISPNQRVDRQMPWAKFVGGEIQRLPDTPR, from the coding sequence ATGATCGCTTGCCTGCGGCTGCTCTCCGCCCTTTGCCTCGCTGCCTTGTTGGCCGCTTGCGCCAGCTCGCCCTCGTCCAGCCTTGGCGACCTTCCACGGACCCCGGATGCCAGTATCGAGCAACTGCTCGAACAGGCGACCACCGCCAAGACGCCAGAAAAGGCGGCCTTGCTGCGCCTGAGTGCGGCTGACATGGCCTACCGCCAGAACAACCCCGGCCGCTCGTCGCAGATCCTTGCGCAGGTGCCGCTGGATGTTCTCAAACCCGCCGCACAAATCTTTGCCAGCACCCTGGCCGCCGAACTGGCGATGACGCGCAACCAGCCCAAGGCTGCGTTGACCGCCCTGAACCACCCTAGCCTGCAAAGCCTGAAGGACCTGCCGCCCGAGCAGCAGATCCGCACCGGCACCGTGCACGCTCGCGCCTATGAAGCCGATGGCCAGACCCTGGCCGCGGCTCGCGAGCGTGTGGCCATGGCGCCATTGCTCAGCGGTGATGTCGCCAAGAGCAACCACGAAGCCATCTGGACGTTGATTGCCGCACTCCCGGCCGAGCAACTGCAAGCCAGCGGCAACCCGACAATGGACGGCTGGATCACCCTGGCCCAGGCCGTCAAGGGCGCTGGCACCCTGGAGCAACAACAGGCGGCGATCGACACCTGGCGCGCGCAGAACCCAGGGCACCCGGCGGCCGTGCAACTGCCAACCCCGCTGACCAAGCTCAAGGAACTCGCCAGCCAGCCCCTGAACAAGATCGCCCTGCTGCTGCCACAGGAGGGCCCGCTGGCGTCCGTCGGCAAGGCGCTGCGTGAAGGTTTCATGGCCGCGCATTACCAGGCCGAGCAAGCCGGCCAGCGACCGCCGGTGATCGAGTTCTACGATAGCTCGCGCCTGACCTCCCTCGACGACTTCTACGCCAAGGCCCAGGCTGCCGGCGTGCAACTGGTCGTCGGTCCGCTGGAAAAACCACTGGTCAAACAGCTCAGCGCACGTCCGCAATTACCGATCACCACCCTGGCACTGAACTACAGCGAGACCGATCAAAGCCCGGCCCAGCTGTTCCAGTTCGGCCTGGCCGCTGAAGACGAAGCCCGCGAAGTCTCACGTCGCGCCCGTGCCGATGGCCTGCACCGCGCCGCTGCCATGGTGCCGCGTGGCGAATGGGGCGAGCGCGTCTACAAAGCCTTCCGTCAGGATTGGGAAGCCAATGGCGGCACCGTCGTAGGCGTCGAGTACGTCGACCAGCCGGTCGCCCTTGCACAGCAGATCGCCGACTTGTTCCAACTGCGCAAAAGCGAAGGCCGCGCCAAGAGCCTGCAAAGCACCGTCGGCACCGACGTGGCCGCGCAACCTTCGCGTCGCCAGGACATCGAGTTCATCTTCCTGGCCGTGACCCCGCAACTGGCCCAGCAGATCAAGCCGACCCTTAACTTCCAATACGCCGGTGATGTACCGGTGTACGCCACGTCCCACGTATTCAGTGCCAGCGGCGACAAGAACCAGTACCTGGACATGACCAACGTGATGTTCTGCGAAACCCCTTGGCTGCTCAACACCACCGACCCGCTGCGCAACCAGGTCGCCGCGCAATGGCCACAAGCCAATGGCAGCCTCGGCCGCCTGTATGCAATGGGTGTCGATGCCTACCGCCTGGCGCCACGCCTGGGTCAGCTCAAGGCCCTGCCGGATACACGGGTTGATGGCCTTTCGGGCAGCCTGGGTATCAGCCCCAACCAGCGCGTCGACCGCCAGATGCCATGGGCGAAATTCGTCGGCGGCGAGATCCAGCGCCTGCCTGATACCCCACGCTGA